Genomic window (Helianthus annuus cultivar XRQ/B chromosome 3, HanXRQr2.0-SUNRISE, whole genome shotgun sequence):
tgactgtggtcatatcactgttgggttcGTTCACCCACAAATGACGTCAATCACTattaggtccgttcacctaaaagtgacgTATCATGATTTAGGTACGCCAACCTAAACTGATAAAcactagtaatgtgcacaatactccacataccggctgtaattgaagactacaaagacttaatccctgtaattataactttggaaaataatttggagtattgtaaaacagttgataaaaagagaatgacttacattgcagatttaacgagcagagtataagcctactgattaacctttgatttaacctaatttaaacaacaatgtacacacaaacgggttagtaactaatacagcagttacgacaattcacgagattaaaccctcacaacgatcaacaaagtgcaatactcaataattcaacggattcacaacgaataacagagcatagtccgaattcgaacagcactcaaatattcaagtcgaaatcacgacgaataacaaagtataagctcaatttgagcagcactcaaacaatcgttggatagttataatcgatcggacgttgaatcgtaatagcgatcgagttattaccctgattgcggcagcgattcgtgaatcgtgtgtgttaattgtactGTTgttgctataactcgacgtacacttTGAGAATTGACGttgttccaaagacagaattcaagtcccgaagtctgctatttatactaattttttggacctcgcttacggaccgtaagcccttttcccttacggtccgtaagggaagcagtctatttatagggtggctaggttcgggactaggcttgctgacttGACAATTTTGCGAAATTCTAATTTGACAACgaattatttagataatcgttggctaggttttaccccccctgagttttaggggccctgatcctgattccgattgttctggaaattttgggatttatgcagaatcacttgggtgtctcaattagggtttccttaataggcAATTATCACCCTAagtattaattttaatgagagttgttacacgataagcaacgcgtaaaacgaatacaagtgttgatgggtcgaacaacctggtcgatcgaatggtaggttcgatcggatgggttgttcgttcggtttgacagtccgttcggacagcctgttcggtcggccggtgggctcgatcggttgggctgttcgagtggattgtttcttcctttgtgtaggatgtgtttgtgtatgatggcttgtccttttgaagttttcgttgtagtattcgagaacattgaagtgtccttacctttcaggtcgatcgatcgaacgggctgttcgatcggccggcttaaccggtcggttaggtacttcagtaataagtcctcagcaggatgtcacctgatcagacagcatgttcgatcgggtggcactccaatacgtcgaacgagttgaaaatcgattaagtgttgaagcatagtatctcatgatccaaagagtaattcaaatcaagccgtagttcgatcgaacagcacttcgttaatactagacttcatgaaattgttaaagtgtggggccatgtgctagccgatctgctggcctggtcgatcggctgacatgtccgatcggttgggccgttCGTTCGAAccgcctgtccgatcggtcagcatcctgacctggtcggcctgttcgtctaacacttggttgttctgattgcttgacgttatatcgaggtattttgacaacgagttgaaccatggaaccttcgttcttacttgtttcccctgctcggacaggaatcacccaagtccggccggtgaactgttcggaacggtagtttgacgtttaacccgaaatcggtgaacctcgtggatagaatcccgaatctcgaaccgcacaactactagagtgattagtgagtgggttcaagctccgtttctaccgatttgaaggcattgagtgtaaaagagttgaaagaaagttggaaaatccatctttcaatcttttCCACCGTGCATATGTGTAGATCTGTggtagatctttgtttgtttatgtggaaatcggttagatccaagctattcttggtgggttgaggccaaaacatgaagttcttcaagaacaccatgatgacatcatcctagaatgcttgaatcttgatgatttcacggttaaaagttaagattttaaagatagaaaggtgtaggagtgtgtatagatcaagaaagtacaacaattaggatgaaatcttaccgggtttgagagaaatctgaggaaaagtgaagagcacgagctggtcggtcagagagtttccaaaagtggaaagaatgacaatgacagggctatttataggcttcccaaagaggaaagggctggccgatcggccgggcatcccgatcggacagcctgctcgattggacagtccgtccgatcagctgggctgttcgatcggctaggagcctgatcgatcaacaacctgtttcgagtgttcggtgcgatgatttttgatatttcgatttcgattgaagatgatacgaatacgatagagtttcctattcaaattacttttaatcccaaccactatatctacatacaagcatctatatttcacactatcttttcgccaccatttatcataattcgatttcgattgagttcgattgagttccgagtttcgattcgagtttcgattgattaccacacatcacataaagtaaacatgcacaagtaacacataaggcacacacacacgtatactaacaccagaattcgcgtaattcgagtttcgagttcgatgatgattcgattagcttgattattgattgattgactttatcgcattgttacttcttaCTATTCACAGTCGTTAGCGTTTCACATCGATTTAAACATTCGATcactttgattaataacacttactcaACGTAATACAACTAACAGAAACACCAACATAGAATtgactaactatagtcaaagaagtcaatcttgactttgactttgactttgacattcggtaacacggggtgttacagtaatGTTGTCTACATCACATCATCCCCATACTCAATCAATAGCTTGGTTATGGGTGAGATTTACTGGGTTtggttgctgttgttgttggcCTTGCGTGGAAACTTGAGTAAAAGTAGAGTTAGTATATCAAGGGTGTTTAATTTAAAAATGCAAATAATTCTTATGGACTATTAGATTATAAGTTTAAATGGATGAGATTGAATAGTGAAATTTCTATAAactgtgttttatttttaatgattGATTTAATAGCACATGGATAAAAATGTAATATCACTGTATTTTATATTCAGAAACTCACATGCAAGTTCTTTTCcatcttttttaaacgtcaataattTTTTGTACGTGATTGTTTTTCCAGAATTCACACGATAATAACGACCattttttaatctttaatatgagtactaTAGTATTATACGTTTAAACTAGGCGTTTTTAGTCTAAGGTGTTTTCGGTTTTGTTTATTTGAGGTGATTTATTTTGTAGGTAACAAAAGGTTCATTATGTAATGTTTTATTAGTAGCATGTAGATGGTGTTTTATTTTGCAGTTAACAAAAGGTACATGATGTTATATTTTGCATATAACAAATGGTAATAGTGTTTTATTTCACTGAAACAACTGAACAAGGTGTTTTTACCACAATTAAAGAATTGTCTAATTACTCTTATACCTTTTACCCTAATTAATAATGATGGCCACATGTTAAGTTCTCAAGGCCTTTTGGAGTTCTTAGGAGTCTAAGTTTTTGTTAAGGAACATCTACCAATCATCACATACAATATTTATAAATTACCAATTATcaacatgtaacacctcgaaattttgtgttcaataaataaatgacccgtgtcaaatacgacaaaatattataaacccggatttaattaagatatgcgggaggattttcgaatatgtcgacatgttaattttatacctctgagcgacttcgttattataaatcccgagaccccAAGCAAATTATAAGCACTTAATCTAAATCGGGTCATTAGTAATAATTAAAAGGATCTAAGATAATAGTTGGGTCTTAAGAAAATAATAAAAGACAATCATCTAACCAAGAGCCCACCTTTCTTACAAACCCACATTGCATAATAGGCAAACATCTGGTCAGGTATGGGCTAAAGGCAACCCCTCAAAAATTATTAATGTCAAGTTGACTATtcaaaccttgaaaggttattttttttgccactgatgatcgcttacggaccgtaagggttatgccttacggaccgtaaggagggtgaaggggtaaaagttttccgccacaggcttacggaccgcaaggcccaagccatacggtccgtaagcgatgcccagcgacagaaagttggctgttggctgtgtAAAACGGTAAACAATAAATGTAGAGATCTTCCAAAGATATGGGCGACCTCTAAACACCTCCTAGGACCCAGGGACACTTGGTGATCATCCAAGGACCCTTGTAGaccttgttgtgatgatcttgatgatccacattgcctataaaaggcccCTTGGTGCAACAAGTTTTCCTCACACCTTCTCTTGCTcttctgatcatctctggagctccaaagcagaaccaATCCATTCatagtcgtgcataggaccttggtaagcttccTTAACCATTCTTATTTGAGTtcttgcttagtttagcttaaaagtcaatccgtcgtaattaacgattgactttacgataaatcacgaatggtccagtgatttgtcgaatcaaggatagttatgtgttggtatttatgtgggtaataaacccctaaaagggttctccctgatcaccactctaactagttcaaatgtcgagtcaaacgtgcttagaaaaagtcaacagaaagctattttgcgattttacatgtaatctgtaatgtagacggtatgcaacctgtttaaacactcataaaacatgataataagtatattaacacgtctaagcttgtttgattcgaccatttgctatattgacccggttcggagccgaaagtcgcaaaactttgacttttgctttgacttcagttctgacccattttagtgcaatgtagatattcCTTAGGACTCttttaggaccaggtcacatgatggtatcaccctctgtgaccggttcgtcgtttgtccaagtcttttacacgtttccgttaaatgcttaaaagttgaccgtaacgccctttttaaaataaaacgagaatttcggacatgtgaaaggatcataaccttgattactgatttctaagaatatccctaaaatttcacgtcaatccgaggtccaggatatgagttatgctaaatagcgcaattaaagaaaacttttgtaataaacggcgcgattagcataacgcctatctaaacccggatttcgacaccaaaccttttgctcactgttgtaaaataatattttgggatttttaaagatttttaattatttttaacctgctcataacctgcggttatggcaacggttcggtaaataccgaatatacccttttcggccataacttgagttctacaaggtcttttgacccgattccagttgctactgattttaaataataaataaagtattttagactttataaactgttcgggaaactcagatttcctgtagaactctaaaacctcttttaaaagtcttcaaaatgaccgaaaaacccctacggggcgtataatgaacttaaactcgttacgggcattatggaaggtatcctactgataccacaacctctttaaagtatattgacttaggaaaacagtgtaggactcttacggttacccgtggcgccttttgcgcgcacggttcggcttatgtaactagtttacataaattagccgatacgggccaaaccatattgttttgaccccaaaatccagagtgtgaatattaaacccatataaaacaatccttcaaacttgttgggtcagaatcacattccattcccggttttcgcctttcacgcgattaaaccgtatctatcctttgaaactgaccggtctaagctacggcaaatataaagacccgttaggattctaataggttattttttaaaaccttcgttccagaataggagcccagtaaaagatatctgtgatttaatcaattaaggactatacttgcaaaggtaaatacttttaacttattttccgttatacgggcttgggttacggtatctacaataccgcttggtcgggcaattgaccccaactcatttgtagttgggtattatcgatgtgacccgtttaaaacttgttttgttggcttaacgcctttgggggggcttaatgaccatgtcccggatatccttggcatcattttacgaaatggccacgacctcgacatccgggtgtaggcgtacacccggtattgtgtctatattaattaaaggtatagccgttggtttacccacctcggttttacgctatgtggtgtgtctattaaactttaacccggcacgacccgggcgaccgaacgcatagcaaacatgtaattctttacaagatttaattataaattatcccaagttataaaagagtttgtgccttgtgcattcaaatcaattttaataaacatttttcaaaagtgtcggttgaatgtatttaccagtgtaaactgacgtattttcccaaaaagattaactgcaggtactaaacgtaatcggctggctatagctccttagcaccttaaagagtctcgcaagcttttgatgccttgtctgttgaacaatacttttattattttgatccccctgtggataccattcgactatttgtgatacattcgatattacaatcaatggttgaattatatttatctttatgcttccgctgtgcattcatataattgtgtggtttgactatattgttgccaactacgtcacgataatcccccaccgggcccaccggtgagacacgtggaaatcggggtgtgacacaacatGATTGTGCATCATGTTGTTGTAATCTTTGCATTTTTGTTTTATTAGGCTTTGAGGAGCTGTAAGGTGTGCTTTGGTGTTTGTTTAGCTGGTTTAGTTGAGTGGGCTATTAGGCCGCACTATACGTGTCTGTGAGATGTCTTTGTTTTTTACACACGTTTTGCTTCCCATCTTCTTTAGATTTCATTATCATCCCACGGTGTCCCTCTCTTTATGCATTCTACTCATTCTTTCTCTGGGAAGCTGCACTTTTTGGGTTAGTTGATCGTCTGATTAGGTGTATGGAAGTGATTTTTATAGCCGTGTTATTTGCTTGATTATTAGGATATGATTCTtgtttttttgtggtttttttttgAACCCTAGATATTTGGGTTGTTATTTTGTATGTTTTAATCTTATGTATTTTTGAGGATGTATAGGCTATGAGTGATTGGTGAACTTTAACATGGTTATTTTTATCTCtgtgttgtttgtttgattgttagGCTATTAGGTACTTATTTTTATGTTTGAACTTGAAAGATTTTTGAAGATGTATGGGCGATGATCCATTGGTGAGCCTTAGTATTCATTGAAGGGGTGTTTTGCTATGTGATTGTTGTTCGCTTATGGCTTGGCTTAGCTTGCTTGGTCCGTCCTTTTTGGGCTATTATTTTGATGTATTAGTTGTGTCTCTGGGATTTGAAAACAAGGAGACCCATACTCTTTTACATAAACTTATGGTTGTTGTAGGTCTAGGTGGCTCCCACGCTAGGACCTTCGTTGACACCATTGAGTGATGAACCAATTATTTAAACACTGGCATGGCTTAACCGTTGTTGTTGATGTTGTTATGTTGGTGTTTGATAATTTAAGCTCTGTACGCCGTATGTATAGGCGGGGATTTTAGATGGGTGTTTGGATATGTCGTTTTTGTTCCTTTATGGCTCATGTTGCTTTGGGCTTTTTATGTTGCTGTTTTGAGGGTAGAGTCTAGGTGATGAGCCTTTGGTAAGCTTGGTATGTTATATAGGTTATTCGATCTGTGATTGTTTTTTGTTTGTATGTGACACTCGTAGCTTTTGGTTATTATCCTAAGTTATTATGAAAATACATGTGCAGTTGTGTGCATAAAATGATTTTGATgtattttcaaaatgtgtcggttatttgtatttaccagtgtaaactgacgtatcttcaaaagactaagcgcATATTGCAAAGTAcgtaaataggctggaagctgcccGATAAATGATTAAGTGGAATTTGCAACTCCATGCATTAAAGCCTAGTAGTCTTTTACATATTCATTTTGTTATTTCGATCCGCATGTGGATCTTATATATTTCCATCTGTATATTATTTTTGAACATTCGGACACTTGTAATTTGTAATAGTATTTTAAAATCCTAAGACTCCGCTGTGTTATTTGTGAATATCTGTATCAATTTGTTATGTACCTCAAATCCGGGCCTACCGGGAAATCAAGGTGTGACAGAGAGATACCTGAATCTTAAAAAAAAACCCCAAAGCATAAGTTACAATACCTTTATACCTAAACGTGTTGAAAATTATAATATTAGGTAAGGGTAATTCCATAATGAAGggttaaaaattcaaaaagttggAAAATGCAAGTTACACATGTGGTACCAAACTTCCAATGAATGGGTTTAGTTAATTTTTTTACCCACTAAGGATATGTCACTCTCTTATTGGCTAGTCAAATCCGATATGACAAAAGGGTATAAACGTTGTACATATGCTCAATAAGTTAACAATGTGTGTGAACGACCCACTCACTTGTCTTACGTGTTACCATCTAGTCGGGCAAAGGAAAGGTAACAAGGATAAATTGTGCCCATTAGGCCCCACTCAACCCCGTCTTGACTTGAGCAATGAGAATAAGTTATATATGTTTTGCTCACTCGTGATATGCATATCTTTCATTTTCATCCACACAACTCAAACATGCTATGCGTGGAGTTGTTATTGGTTTAACTGTaatatgaaaaaaaattaaatgagTCAAATATAGTTATGTTGATATACTCACTCAATAGCAATCATCATTGTGGTTTTTCAAAAATTAGATAGCTacgttgttattattattattaaaacctTATTAATAACCAACTACTTTATGCATATAGTAGTTGTACAATTTGCTTTGgcagtttttcaaaaaaaaatgaacttttcatttttaaccctaaagtttcaaGCTTTGGcaagttaagtttaaagttttaatttttgtttcccttttaaccttaaagttttaatctttgacaatttgagtttaaagttttaatctttggtaatttaacccctttgattaatttgattttttacttctaattcaaaagttttcatcttatacaatttaacccctttcattaatttgatttttcatttctaattaaaagtttccatcttttgcgatttaaccactttgattttttttacttatgtgttgtaatcttggctttgggggttttccaaagaaaaaatggttatgcatatggttgttgtaaccttcgCTTTggggttttacaaaaaaaaaaaaaaaaaaaaaaaaaaccttgatttttttactattcacccaaaagtatttcataaattacttttaacccaaaattatttgtttttttttacttttaacacaaaactttttatcttttacaaatctatcctcacaattttttttactttcaactttggtcctttataattttcattttctacaaatttttcgctttatggttcgttctaaattttgtgacttaacacatcgcaacgtgcgtctttagtttaacgtttttacgtttcgttctaaaatttgcgagttaacacgacgcaacgtgcgtgtgtgggtgaacgtttttacatcatctattttttcccgcttgacaggttcaacataacgtgtgcgtcctaaatcgacttagttataactaaagaatccctgccgcattgcggcgggtcgtaattctagttatatCAAATAAAGGGAAAATCATAACACACTTTGACCAAAAAAATCATAAAAGCGGACGTTGATTTTTAGCTATTCTTTTTTGGCTGCCTGCTACGGCTTAGCCTACGTTTTATGAGCCGGCTAAAAGTTAATGCCCATTTTGTTGATCTTTTAGTCCAAATGTCTAGGTGAATGATTTTCACTATGTATAATATACTAAgtaaaaataactatttttttCCCTAAAGTGAATCTGCCAAGACAGTAGTAAATACTAAATTCTATATAAAACTGACCATGTCGTTACACACAAGTCAATCCATGAAATCATCACAAGAAAAAAGTGCAACAACTTtatcaaacaataaaaaataaacaaaatctcTTGCTCATTATTGCCAActcaaacaaaacaaataaaaaatccCAAAAAACCAACAAACACTTCTAACAAAACATCATTTGCATCCGATATTCGTGCCGAAAATGCTCGATACGATACAGTTTAATACGATACcagataccatttgctcatccctacctTAAAACACTTAGACGTTCACCGTCTTACATAAAAACCTTAACGACTTCGCCGCCGACTCACCACCACCAACCGCCCCACCGTCGCCCAACAACAACCGCTCATAATACTCCACACAAAACAACGACAACGACAACTCCACCTCATTCCGGTTCCACACCCGCCGCACCACCTCCGTATCACCACCGTTGCTCCTCCTTTTCTTCAGCCGGCTCACCACCGGCCGAACACACATTAAATACAACCTCCGGTACCCACCAAGCGCCAGCACCACCGACCGAACACCAACTGACGGCGGCACAGACAACTGGCGGAAACATAAGTGTTCCCATAATGCATCGTTCCGTACAATGGAACACCATTTTTTACACACACACGCCGCCGCAGCTAACGACCGGCCGTCGAGTCTTTGCAACACTTCGATTAATATGTCGTTGTGGTCGTTTATGGAAATGTTGTGTTTCTCTCTCttggtttctctctctagattatTGTTGTGTGTATGCAACATTGCTGCCTAAATGTTAAAATAGTGAAGTTGTGATATGTGACTGAGAGGTGAAGGTGAGTGAGGGTATTTGTAAGATGAGGGTGGTTTGAGTGGATGGGGGGAAATGATAAGTTGAAGGGGGTGTGGGGAATAGTGGTAATTGGTTAGGGGGTGTTTTGTAAATGTGGGTTTGATTTAGAGTTTAGAGTAGGGTGTTGAATAAACGATGTGAGAAGAGTCAAACTAGTATTTTAATGTAGTGTTGTCTCCATGAGGTGTTAAGTTATTGGTCGTTTTATTATTTtagtgtatattttttttttgtaaattagtTTTGATAATGTAACTAACTAGGTTTTTAGTATTATCGTTTATTGAAAATAGTGTTATCAATAACAAAAATTCGTGATGAATATAAGTTGTGTTTAAGTGTAGATTTTTATATGGTGAAAACATATTTTTGTCGGAAGGAGTTTTGTATATGCGTAGACTTGAGTGTTAACTTTTCTAAGCTTAAAGTTTTACTTGCTTAAATGAGTCTCAAGTCATGTGTTTAAAGCTATGTTTAGCTTTGTAAGTAATTTTAGACGCTCAAGTTCGACTTAATCTCGTTTAGTATATATCTGATTACACACTCACATATGTAAAGTACATGGGGTAAGTAGGACTTTTAATACACAAAGCGTACAAAGTAATTACGCATGAAGGATTTCAAAATTACGTACGAAAGAAATAACAATTGAAAATTCCGCATAACGGAAATCAAAACTATGCATTAAAATTAAGCTTGAAGAAAAGAACAAATGAAAATTATGCATGAACAAAAACCAAAATTACTTATCCTGAAAAATTCTTTTTACACTTTTACGTTAACAAGTCTTTGTCTTTAAAACAAgtgtcaatatatatatatatatatatatatatatatatatatatatatatatattttaacggcAAAGAATTGCACATGTAAACCCACCCTGCTTGGGGCTGTGTCCAAGGTCGACTCATCGACTAGCATGAGACCGTGCCCCCTGATGCACGGGAACCGGATGGAATCCGTAAACCCTCACCTCCCGTCAGGTTTGAACCCGAGATTAAAGCCCCAATTCATTCCTTCACTCAGATGTCTCTAAAAAATGACTCGAGTGAGAATCGAACTTACATCTCCACTAGGAAAGACAAACCTTTTGACCAATGGACCAACTTCTTAAAATGTCAAAATAATATATGATAATACTTTTTGTTTAACTTTTTTGTTTTGCTATGTTtgtaatagtttttttttatttagctATATACACGAGCATTAAAAAAATCAACATTTGCATGTACTTTTCTTCTTTTCAACAAATTTGACTTCCATATAATTAATAACGTTGTCACCatggggctgtttggtagcctcttaatgaccattcagatgctatctcttaatggtttaaaacctctgaatgaataagaggcaacctcaagtctgaatggttaagaggttacctctgaatggtaaatcatcacatgtcaaaTTCTTTAACCTTCtaattggtaaaattcttaatggttccattaagaggtagcctcttaatgaccattcagagactaccaaacagcccctaatcAGTGATGATAACTGTTCAAAAAACACTTTGTAATACTTAATTCACTTTATGTCTGTGATATAGTAAAATAGAAAAAAACTAAAATAGTCAATTTCTTTGTTTCTTTGTTGATGGGGAAATGGAAAATCTTGGTTCTTTGCTGTTGTTGTTTCATGAGATTTTCGTTATCAGGTTTCTTGACGTTGCTTTAGAGATCCGTTGGGGCAAAGTTTGTTCACATACACACGCAAACAATACATTTAAAATGCAATTGGAAGTATCTAACTATCTATACTTATTTTTTGTTTTACCTTTAATGTAGTTTGCGATTAATGTCATTTCTTTTCTCAGTAAGGGGACCCGGGGCGGTCTCCTTTTCTTCCGTGATAGTATAACGTGACAAACCATAACGCGTTGAACTCGACCGCCGGTACAAACTAAAACGCGTTATACATTAACGCAATCCGGTTTTCGTTATCTCCACGCGTTAATGTTTTGTTTTGTGAgggtatttgttggttgggggaaattgttgggtgtggtgatgagTGATGAGCACCTCCACtaaaaatgcttgtgagtgatggaaaaatggtcaatgacatggcgaaacttgattggtgcttgtgagtgataaattctatcactagtgaaccacccctagtcccctaaggggaggaggggtggttcactagtgatagaatctatcactCTCAATGTCCAATAAAATTATgtcat
Coding sequences:
- the LOC110927963 gene encoding F-box protein SNE, yielding MLHTHNNNLERETKREKHNISINDHNDILIEVLQRLDGRSLAAAACVCKKWCSIVRNDALWEHLCFRQLSVPPSVGVRSVVLALGGYRRLYLMCVRPVVSRLKKRRSNGGDTEVVRRVWNRNEVELSLSLFCVEYYERLLLGDGGAVGGGESAAKSLRFLCKTVNV